Proteins co-encoded in one Quercus robur chromosome 8, dhQueRobu3.1, whole genome shotgun sequence genomic window:
- the LOC126697295 gene encoding RNA pseudouridine synthase 5: MSNPSETRQPQTQRFGLLWPDLNDGLSYNDVVRSSDSESTLIEFYSSKHKNSAPLQGWVQRIENGQIRVDGTVVTDPETILRVGSELVYHRLPWREPDAPCLLEVLYEDGDMIALNKPSGLQVLPGGLFQQRTVLTQLQWQASKMQEPHPVPVHRLGRGTSGILLCAKTKLAKTRLAAYFANGTSYIEGNRKTNMEMCGTRKITKIYRALVTGLLDEDKVLIKQPIGMVQYPGVAKGLYVASSSGKPALSKVDVLERNMQGNNTLVQVEIQSGRPHQIRIHLAFIGHPLLGDPLYVGGGQPMCFDPEFVDGSFAQDGGYQRPTKPVPGDCGYFLHAHQLILSHPTTNEVIKITAPLPSILQTQDEAKEIRIN, from the exons ATGTCAAACCCTTCAGAAACACGTCAGCCTCAGACTCAGAGATTCGGGTTGCTCTGGCCGGATCTCAACGACGGCTTGTCCTACAACGACGTCGTTCGCTCCTCCGATTCCG AATCGACACTGATCGAATTCTACTCTAGCAAGCACAAGAATTCAGCTCCTCTGCAAGG TTGGGTGCAGCGAATTGAGAATGGACAG ATAAGAGTTGATGGTACAGTTGTTACTGATCCCGAAACAATCCTCAG AGTTGGTTCTGAGCTTGTCTATCATAGACTTCCTTGGAGAGAGCCCGATGCACCATGCTTGCTTGAAGTTTTATATGAGGATGGTGATATG ATTGCTCTTAACAAGCCTTCTGGCCTACAAGTTTTACCGGGAGGCCTTTTCCAACAACGGACAGTTTTGACACAGCTCCAATGGCAGGCAAGCAAGATGCAAGAACCACATCCCGTTCCTGTTCATCGACTAGGAAGGGGTACTTCAG GAATATTGCTTTGTGCTAAGACGAAGCTTGCCAAAACTCGCCTTGCAGCCTACTTTGCCAATGGAACATCTTATATTGAGGGCAATAG AAAAACCAACATGGAGATGTGTGgaacaagaaaaataacaaagatATACCGGGCACTAGTCACTGGGCTACTTGATGAAGATAAG GTACTGATAAAACAGCCCATCGGAATGGTGCAGTATCCTGGTGTTGCCAAGGGGCTATATGTTGCTTCTTCTTCAG GAAAACCAGCTCTGAGCAAGGTTGATGTTCTTGAGAGAAATATGCAAGGAAACAACACATTGGTTCAG GTGGAAATTCAGTCAGGACGGCCGCACCAAATTCGTATTCATCTTGCTTTTATTGGGCATCCTCTGTTGG GTGATCCTCTTTATGTTGGTGGTGGACAACCTATGTGCTTCGATCCTGAATTTGTTGATGGAAGCTTTGCACAAGATGG AGGGTACCAGAGGCCTACAAAACCTGTTCCAGGAGACTGTGGTTACTTCTTGCATGCGCATCAACTGATTCTCTCTCACCCAACTACCAATGAG GTAATCAAAATTACTGCACCTCTTCCATCCATCCTCCAAACACAGGATGAGGCTAAGGAAATAAGAATTAATTAA
- the LOC126697296 gene encoding uncharacterized protein LOC126697296, with the protein MDYFFRDLNEESTPPQMDMLRCPFLRNINEPTNFSFSPSMAFPMPVRGTKGPIFEDGPNFDMAFRLFHGHDGVVPLSGRSFVPSENVGPESAPSQFNPLAAKAATISLSSFGLGGPFGFDSFSEKWKNQKRKSNSSKKEPSSKGGSSKHEAMGNEWLQSGNCPIAKSYQAVSNVLPLVAKAFQLPPGMKYKCPPAIVAARAALAQTAFAKNLRPQPLPAKVLVIGLLGMAANVPLGIWREHTEKFSPAWFAAVHAAVPFIAMLRKSVLMPKTAMAFTIAASVLGQVIGSRAERHRMKTTASNKLALTATIDGSNQLPAVKSQGGHCGDIVNWNPVSLEASGSSSTDVFC; encoded by the exons atggaCTATTTCTTCAGAGACCTAAACGAAGAGTCTACGCCACCTCAGATGGACATGCTTAGATGTCCATTCTTGAGGAACATTAATGAGCCAACTAATTTCTCGTTCTCACCCTCCATGGCTTTCCCAATGCCC GTACGTGGAACCAAAGGTCCCATTTTTGAAGATGGTCCCAATTTTGATATGGCATTTAGGCTTTTTCATGGGCATGATGGAGTAGTACCCCTTTCTGGGAGATCATTTGTGCCTTCTGAGAATGTAGGGCCTGAGTCAGCCCCATCACAATTTAATCCTTTAGCTGCTAAGGCGGCCACAATCAGCCTGTCATCCTTTGGACTTGGAGGGCCATTTGGTTTTGATTCATTTTCTGAGAAGTGGAAGAATcagaaaagaaaatccaattcaTCCAAGAAAGAGCCTTCTTCAAAG GGAGGAAGTTCAAAGCATGAGGCAATGGGCAATGAGTGGCTGCAAAGTGGAAACTGTCCCATTGCAAAGTCATACCAAGCAGTTAGCAATGTTCTTCCCCTAGTTGCTAAGGCATTTCAGCTCCCTCCAGGCATGAAATACAAGTGCCCACCTGCAATAGTTGCAGCCCGAGCAGCTCTAGCACAAACTGCATTTGCAAAGAACCTTCGCCCACAACCCTTGCCTGCAAAAGTGCTTGTGATAGGGCTATTGGGAATGGCAGCAAATGTTCCTTTAGGGATATGGAGAGAACACACTGAAAAATTCTCACCAGCCTGGTTTGCTGCAGTTCATGCGGCTGTTCCATTCATAGCCATGCTTAGGAAGTCTGTGCTGATGCCCAAGACAGCTATGGCTTTTACCATTGCAGCATCCGTGTTAGGACAGGTCATTGGCTCTAGAGCAGAGCGTCATCGAATGAAGACAACAGCTTCAAATAAATTAGCTCTTACTGCAACCATTGATGGATCAAATCAGCTTCCAGCAGTTAAATCACAAGGCGGACATTGTGGGGATATTGTGAACTGGAATCCGGTTTCCCTCGAGGCGTCTGGGTCTTCTTCAACAGATGTTTTCTGTTAA
- the LOC126697297 gene encoding uncharacterized protein LOC126697297 — translation MDELASNSSSSSGNSNGNNNNVNTNNNAFLETSKAERAMWLMKCPPLVSRALQSPPSSSPPDSSSSEPPRPVAKVVLSIDPLRSNDDNSSTQFTMELAGTESGHIPKCYSMDMSQDFIPMSVFSESSQGKIFVEGKILNKFDMKPHNQDIENYGKLCRERTSKYMTKTRQIQVIGNDNGAHMRPLPGMMSFSSSGPSDKKKIPAKGSEAKRTRRDRNEMEEIMFKLFERQPNWTLRQLIQETDQPEQFMKDILKDLCVYNNKGANQGSYELKPEYRRTNEEPTPQ, via the exons ATGGACGAGCTAGCAagcaacagcagcagcagcagcggCAATAGCAATGGAAACAACAACAACGTGAATACGAACAACAATGCGTTCTTGGAAACGAGCAAAGCTGAGAGAGCAATGTGGCTGATGAAATGTCCACCACTCGTCTCTCGCGCTCTCCAGTCTCCTCCGTCTTCTTCACCACCTGATTCTTCGTCCTCTGAACCTCCTCGCCCCGTCGCCAAAGTCGTTCTCTCCATCGACCCTCTCCGCTCCAACGACGACAACTCTTCCACTCAg TTCACCATGGAATTGGCTGGCACTGAATCTGGACATATACCCAAGTGTTACTCTATGGATATGTCTCAAGACTTCATTCCAATGTCTGTCTTTTCtgagtcatcacaag GGAAAATTTTTGTGGAGGGAAAAATACTGAACAAATTTGACATGAAGCCCCATAACCAGGATATTGAGAATTATGGGAAACTCTGCCGTGAAAGGACAAGTAAATATATGACTAAGACTAGACAGATACAG GTGATCGGCAACGACAATGGGGCTCATATGAGGCCTTTGCCAGGGATGATGAGTTTTTCGTCTTCTGGACCTAGT GATAAGAAGAAAATACCGGCGAAGGGATCAGAAGCAAAACGCACAAGAAGGGATCGTAACGAAATGGAGGAAATTATGTTTAAGCTCTTTGAAAGGCAACCAAACTGGACTTTAAGACAGCTAATCCAGGAGACAGACCAACCCGAA CAATTTATGAAAGACATACTTAAAGACCTGTGTGTCTACAATAACAAGGGAGCTAATCAAGGATCTTATGAGCTGAAGCCGGAATACAGGAGAACAAATGAGGAACCAACCCCACAATAG